A genomic region of Papaver somniferum cultivar HN1 chromosome 7, ASM357369v1, whole genome shotgun sequence contains the following coding sequences:
- the LOC113294013 gene encoding probable protein phosphatase 2C 8 — protein MGTSSTSKMRTDEKERIQASGGTVMNWNGSRVLGVLATSRSIGDRYLKPYVTSVPEVTVTSRTESDEFVICASDGLWDIMSNKMACNIARRCLEGKVSRGSSSPSNHTSNAALAAAFLTEVSMAKGSKDNISVVIVELKKLN, from the exons ATGGGGACCAGCAGTACCTCTAAGATGAG GACAGATGAGAAGGAGAGAATACAAGCATCCGGAGGAACCGTTATGAATTGGAATGGTTCTCGTGTTCTTGGTGTACTAGCTACTTCAAGATCTATAG GTGATCGCTACCTCAAACCATACGTAACATCTGTCCCGGAGGTCACGGTAACTTCACGAACTGAAAGCGATGAGTTTGTGATATGTGCAAGTGATGGTTTATGGGATATCATGTCAAACAAGATGGCTTGTAATATAGCAAGGAGATGTCTCGAAGGTAAAGTATCAAGGGGATCCTCATCACCTTCAAATCATACTAGTAATGCGGCACTGGCTGCGGCATTTCTGACGGAAGTTTCTATGGCCAAAGGAAGTAAAGATAACATCAGTGTTGTGAtagttgagttgaagaaactgaaTTAG